The Puntigrus tetrazona isolate hp1 chromosome 16, ASM1883169v1, whole genome shotgun sequence genome includes a region encoding these proteins:
- the LOC122360833 gene encoding serine/threonine-protein kinase pim-3-like: MEKGGTPKSVLGMYYYVTEMSSPVPFKLRVFFENAVLSPSNTQRASKYDLAKAEKKYQAEAGSYQTITDAPASKVHPVAAKKQLEQDAPGKGGSKIFCEVTKDVLYQSGDPRPPEIIKLLDWEDNEDHYTMVMERPMPCVDLKTFVKLHGERLDEVTAKKIMWQVIEAANSCIKRGVFHRDIKLENLLVNPDNMEVKLIDFGCSAQMQRYGYKVFSGTKLYCPPEVTVKGRYHAKPTTVWSLGILLFLMACGYYPTEYDLHLISKRSWTRPGLSQECCQIIASCLQSDPKRRINLEKMLLHDWFKQVVE; the protein is encoded by the exons ATGGAAAAAGGCGGTACACCCAAGTCTGTTCTCGGAATGTATTATTATGTGACAGAGATGTCCAGTCCTGTTCCGTTCAAACTGCGCGTGTTTTTCGAGAATGCGGTTCTGAGTCCTTCAAATACACAG AGAGCCTCTAAATACGATCTGGCTAAAGCTGAAAAGAAGTACCAGGCAGAAGCTGGATCATATCAGACGATTACAGATG CTCCAGCTTCCAAAGTCCACCCTGTTGCTGCTAAGAAACAGCTGGAGCAGGATGCCCCTGGCAAag gtggcagTAAAATTTTCTGTGAAGTCACCAAAGATGTCTTATATCAGAGTGGTGA CCCCAGACCTCCCGAGATCATAAAACTTCTGGACTGGGAGGACAACGAAGACCACTATACCATGGTCATGGAGCGGCCCATGCCCTGCGTGGATTTAAAGACTTTTGTTAAGCTCCACGGAGAGCGTCTCGATGAGGTCACCGCCAAAAAGATCATGTGGCAGGTCATCGAAGCCGCTAACAGCTGTATCAAGCGTGGAGTCTTTCACCGGGACATAAAATTGGAAAACCTCCTGGTAAACCCAGACAACATGGAGGTGAAATTAATTGACTTTGGTTGTAGTGCGCAAATGCAGAGATATGGCTATAAAGTCTTCAGTG GCACAAAACTGTACTGTCCACCAGAGGTCACCGTGAAAGGCAGATACCATGCGAAGCCTACAACAGTGTGGTCGCTAGGAATCCTCCTGTTCTTGATGGCCTGTGGGTATTATCCCACAGAATACGACCTCCATCTGATCAGTAAGAGGAGCTGGACCAGACCTGGCCTGTCACAAG AATGCTGCCAGATCATAGCTTCGTGTTTGCAGTCTGATCCAAAGCGGAGGATCAATCTGGAGAAGATGCTTCTCCATGATTGGTTTAAG CAGGTCGTGGAGTAA
- the LOC122361143 gene encoding serine/threonine-protein kinase pim-2-like — MSYIRVPGHPEAIPMEIALTLTANKSPRPPEIIKLLDWEDNEDHYTMVMERPMPCVDLKTFVKLHGERLDEVTAKKIMWQVIEAANSCIKRGVFHRDIKLENLLVNPDNMEVKLIDFGCGAQMQRYGYKVFSGTKLYCPPEVTVKGRYHAKPTTVWSLGILLFLMACGYYPTEYDLHLISKRSWTRPGLSQECCQIIASCLQSDPKRRINLEKMLLHDWFKQVVE; from the exons ATGTCTTATATCAGAGTG CCTGGTCATCCCGAAGCCATCCCGATGGAGATAGCTCTGACTCTCACGGCCAATAAAAGCCCCAGACCTCCCGAGATCATAAAACTTCTGGACTGGGAGGACAACGAAGACCACTATACCATGGTCATGGAGCGGCCCATGCCCTGCGTGGATTTAAAGACTTTTGTTAAGCTCCACGGAGAGCGCCTCGATGAGGTCACCGCCAAAAAGATCATGTGGCAGGTCATCGAAGCCGCTAACAGCTGTATCAAGCGTGGAGTCTTTCACCGGGACATAAAATTGGAAAACCTCCTGGTAAACCCAGACAACATGGAGGTGAAATTAATTGACTTTGGTTGTGGTGCGCAAATGCAGAGATATGGCTATAAAGTCTTCAGTG GCACAAAACTGTACTGTCCACCAGAGGTCACCGTGAAAGGCAGATACCATGCGAAGCCTACAACAGTGTGGTCGCTAGGAATCCTCCTGTTCTTGATGGCCTGTGGGTATTATCCCACAGAATACGACCTCCATCTGATCAGTAAGAGGAGCTGGACCAGACCTGGCCTGTCACAAG AATGCTGCCAGATCATAGCTTCGTGTTTGCAGTCTGATCCAAAGCGGAGGATCAATCTGGAGAAGATGCTTCTCCATGATTGGTTTAAG CAGGTCGTGGAGTAA